The following DNA comes from Anopheles arabiensis isolate DONGOLA chromosome 3, AaraD3, whole genome shotgun sequence.
TAATAGACATTAGTTTCTTCATCGAAGATGTtgtattgaaacaaaaatggatgTTACATCATTCATATTTAATTTAGCTTACAAATCGCAGTCTTTCACGTGTTTGAAGTGCTTTTACTACAGAGAACGTAgtttttaaaagtgttttgtgCGTCAAGTTACCAGTTTTGTCACCCAGCAGAAGCagtaaaaatcaaccttctaaatacatacacttTTTGGTAAGCCCACTTGAATATTATACCCAGTTTTATAGCTGCTCGAATACTACTATACAATACAAAGATCTGATAGACTGCAACTTCAGCCTACGGTCTTAAAAGGGAAAAGTGCCCTAAGATGGAATccaataatttttatatgttttaaagTGGTCATTAACAAAGTAATTCGTAGAAACGAAAAATAATCTATATCTCACGAATAACTcctttgcatttgttttttatctctttAAAAATGGTAAGTACTCACATAACTTGGTTcggatatttaaaaaatttaatcTTAAATTTTATTGATCTTTTAGCTCCACCCAATGCATTACACACTTTCAGATTTTCGAATGGTGCCTGTGCATTATCATGTTCAAGCGACAGTGAAATACTTGATGGTTCATTTGTTTTATACAGCTGCCCTGATTATCTTATCACAAATAATACCAAATATTAACCTTCACCTCTTATAGTATCTTATCTCGCGATCATGTACCTGGACTAAGCATGTCATCCATGGTTTTTTGTGTAGCTAATTGTGTGTAAAAGTAGATAATAATTAAACGTGTATTGATGCTTTGTGCGCCGAATAAAGAAGATTGGTGTTGTGAACAGGAAGCTGAAGATTTTGATTTCTACTTGATCGTGCAAATAATATTATCGCATGATATTTCGTATCACCCAAAAATGTGTTTGGGGTTTGTGGTTGGACACATCATCATTAATACTAATTCTTTACATTTTGCCTCAACGGCGTCAACGACAAACGAGAGCGAACCCACAAGCTAAGAGaggaatgttgttttttacgTCTCGTGAAAGTTTTGATGTTTGAGAATTAAACGTGTGTTGATGCTTTGTGCGTCGATTAAAGAAGATTTGTGATGTGAACAGGAAGCTGAAGATTTTGATTTCATCATTTGATCGTACAAATAATATTATCACATGAAATTTCGTATGAGGGTATGAAGTTCGACAAACCCAACATGCGTTTATGGTTGAAGCTCGACACATCGTCATCAACAATAATTCTTAACATTTTGCACGGCATCAACGAGACGGCACCAATGGCAAACGAGAGCGAAACAACATTCTAAGAGAGGAATGTTGTTTATCACGTTTCGTTGATGGTTTGAGTGGGAGCGACAAATAAGTGGTACTCTCTGTTTATTTCGGTCATCGACACAATCAAGACGGACTGTGTAATGGATCCGTTACGTCCAGCACGCGTGGAAGAATTGAAACATCTCATTGGCATATACAAACAATTTCTTCCACAGTCGATCCAATTTGTGTCACtgttgcaaaatattttaCGCACCAATCTCACACTTCACGACACTGATAAGGAGCAAGTCTCCCATCGACTACAAAAAACTGTTTACATTCCCAACAATGAGAAAGGAAATCGTTTGGCAACCTTTGTAGCCATCAGTCGTGAAGAGGTATATATTCTGGGTGGTTTATAGTGACACATGTGTTTAATACAAATCCAACACTTTCAGGACCTATTCATCTTTATGAATACATTGGAAGTTCCTCCTACGGAGCTTACGCACGCTCTCGAGCACACCACTTACATTAAATGGGGAATCAAACCTATGTTTGTGATAGGTGATAACAGTGAAATTCGTGCAAAGCTATCTCAATTAACAGTGGAACCCAAAGTTCAGTTCGAAAGTTGGTCCGATTGTGTTAACTATTGGATGCCACAAACAGAAGCTGCTAAGCTTAGTTATATGTAAGTGATAAGATAAATCATTACAAAATTGCTAACTGTTTGCGTACC
Coding sequences within:
- the LOC120903769 gene encoding uncharacterized protein LOC120903769, which produces MDPLRPARVEELKHLIGIYKQFLPQSIQFVSLLQNILRTNLTLHDTDKEQVSHRLQKTVYIPNNEKGNRLATFVAISREEDLFIFMNTLEVPPTELTHALEHTTYIKWGIKPMFVIGDNSEIRAKLSQLTVEPKVQFESWSDCVNYWMPQTEAAKLSYIVPGDVELKPLQVQHAKQLNEWWPYRYRTSQQYFESAIKYFGAFGLFDKTSGELVACVFQNDHDAVGHLYTVPERCNRGYGCTLAKAITKHIAVQYKQDVHTFIAGNNEISIRLFNKIGYKAVSRTEWLVASKH